CTCCTCCGTGTCCGAGCGGTCCTTCGAGGGGACGAGGTGCCCGCGGTCGAACCCGCTCCCGGTGTAGTTCGCGCTGGTGATGTGGGTGAAGCCCTTCGGCAACCCCTTGTCCGGCTCGAACGCGCCGCGGGCCGTGTGCCCGATGTCCTTCGCGGTCAGGTTCCAGCACGCCCAGTTCGCGGTCTTGTGCTTGTCGTTGTACGAGAGGACGTACTGCGGCCGGTCGATGAGGTACGCTTCCTTGTGGGCCGGGTCCGGTTTCGCTTCGCCGGGCATCCCGTACCGGACGTTGCGGTTCGCGGGCGGCTTCGGCGGGTCCGCGCTGACGGGCAGAACGGGTAGTGCGGCAACCGCGAGCGCAAGAATCAGAAGGAGACGCTTCATGGTGGTTACTCGCGAACGATTTTGAGTACGCGACCGTTACTCGCATCGGAAATGTAGATGTCGCCGGTTCGCGGGTGAACGGTGACCCCGTGCGGCTGATTGAACTCCGCCTTTAGCGGATCGCCCCCGCCGAGTCCCGTTCCCTTCTTCCCGGTACCGGCCACGAGCGAGAGTGTACCGTCTTTGGGGCTGTAACGCACGATCCGGTGGTTCTCGGTGTCCGCGATCAGCACCGAGCCGTCGCGGTCGATGCACAGGTGCTTCGGGCCGTTCATCGCGGCTTCGATCGCGTTGCCCACGCTTTGGCCGGCTTTCCCAGTGCCAGCGACGGTGCGAATCTTGCCGCGTGCGTCGACAACACGCAGTGCGTGCCCGCTGCGCTCCAGAATCCAGAGGTTGCTGTCCTTATCGACCGCGTGCGCCCGAGGATCGACGAGCGGCTGCTTCAGTGCGTCTTCGCCGTCTTTCGGAACGCCCTTTTCGCCGTTGCCCGCGATCGTCGTGACCACCTCGGATTTCATGTCGATCTTGCGAATCCGGCGGTTATCGAGATCGGTGATGTAGAGGTGCTTCTTGTCCGGATCGAACGCCGCGCAGAACACGCCACCGAACTTCGCTTTGGCTGCCGGTCCACCGTCGCCGGAAAAGCCTTTCTCGCCGGTGCCCGCGAACGCGCTGACTTTGTCGTTCGTGACGTCGTACCGGCGCACGCGATTGTTCCAGGTGTCGGCGAGGTACACGTGCCCGTTCGCACCGACCGCGAGCGAGTGCATGCCGTTGAAGGTCGCTTTTGCCCCGGGACTGCCGTCGCCGTCGCTTCCCTTTTTCCCCTCAGTACCGGCAAGGGTACTGAGCCGATCGTCCCGGAGTAGCCGGAGGCGCTCGCCCTTCGCCATTTCCACAACGTAGACCGTGCCCGACGGGGCGAAATCGACTC
This region of Gemmata massiliana genomic DNA includes:
- a CDS encoding NHL domain-containing protein, which codes for MRRVLSLASCLLLLSASTAWADKISLVAGGGEGGDGTEALKAKLIQPFGVDFAPSGTVYVVEMAKGERLRLLRDDRLSTLAGTEGKKGSDGDGSPGAKATFNGMHSLAVGANGHVYLADTWNNRVRRYDVTNDKVSAFAGTGEKGFSGDGGPAAKAKFGGVFCAAFDPDKKHLYITDLDNRRIRKIDMKSEVVTTIAGNGEKGVPKDGEDALKQPLVDPRAHAVDKDSNLWILERSGHALRVVDARGKIRTVAGTGKAGQSVGNAIEAAMNGPKHLCIDRDGSVLIADTENHRIVRYSPKDGTLSLVAGTGKKGTGLGGGDPLKAEFNQPHGVTVHPRTGDIYISDASNGRVLKIVRE